In Neorhizobium galegae, the following proteins share a genomic window:
- a CDS encoding zinc-dependent alcohol dehydrogenase, giving the protein MTRRETVPNAATQKDGRALWIEETGRCALRQEKRPTACEGEVVVRTLYSGISRGTESLVFAGQVPESEYERMRAPHQAGQFPFPVKYGYAAVGLVEEGPERLVGKAVFCLHPHQDRFRVPVSATHPLAAGLSPQRAVLAANMETALNITWDAGIQPGDRVAVFGAGVIGLLVAYLASRIIGTEVVISDIEAERAGPAEALGLRFLSAGHVPHDCDVLINASASADALATALDHAGIEARIVEASWYGEKHVEIPLGGAFHAKRLSIVSSQVASLPPGRRARWDTRRRMGKALQLLADDRLDYLISGETPFETIAADYAEIIGSAATLCHRIKY; this is encoded by the coding sequence GTGACAAGGCGTGAGACAGTTCCGAATGCGGCAACGCAGAAGGACGGAAGAGCCCTCTGGATCGAGGAGACGGGCCGTTGCGCGCTTCGGCAGGAGAAGCGGCCTACGGCCTGCGAGGGCGAGGTTGTCGTCCGAACGCTCTATAGCGGCATCAGCCGAGGTACCGAATCGCTCGTTTTTGCCGGACAGGTGCCGGAAAGCGAATACGAGCGCATGCGTGCCCCGCACCAGGCCGGCCAATTCCCCTTCCCGGTGAAATACGGCTATGCCGCCGTCGGCTTGGTCGAAGAAGGGCCCGAACGCCTCGTCGGCAAAGCGGTCTTCTGCCTGCATCCCCATCAAGACCGTTTTCGCGTGCCCGTTTCCGCCACCCACCCGCTTGCCGCCGGCCTGTCCCCACAGCGCGCCGTGCTGGCCGCCAATATGGAGACCGCGCTCAATATCACCTGGGATGCAGGCATTCAGCCAGGTGACCGGGTAGCGGTGTTCGGGGCCGGCGTGATCGGGCTTCTGGTCGCTTACCTTGCCTCGCGGATCATCGGCACCGAGGTGGTGATTTCCGATATCGAGGCGGAGCGTGCCGGACCCGCCGAGGCTCTCGGCCTCCGTTTTTTATCTGCCGGTCATGTGCCCCATGATTGCGACGTGCTGATCAATGCCTCCGCGTCGGCGGACGCCCTGGCGACGGCGCTCGATCACGCCGGTATCGAGGCGCGCATCGTCGAGGCCAGCTGGTATGGTGAAAAGCACGTGGAGATCCCTCTCGGCGGCGCTTTCCATGCCAAGCGGCTCTCCATCGTCAGCTCACAGGTGGCCTCCCTGCCGCCGGGGCGACGGGCCCGCTGGGACACAAGGCGACGCATGGGCAAGGCGCTCCAGCTTCTCGCCGATGACCGGCTCGACTACCTGATTTCGGGCGAAACACCGTTCGAGACCATCGCCGCCGATTATGCCGAAATTATCGGTTCGGCTGCCACGCTCTGTCATCGCATCAAGTATTGA
- a CDS encoding NADPH-dependent F420 reductase, whose product MNIGIVGAGNIGATLARKLAAADHEVKLANSKGPESIRDLAAEVGATATTKEDAVTGVDIVILSIPFSAHRDLANLFANVPENVVVVDTSNYYPFRDGAITDVDGGKPEAVWISEQINRPIIKAWNAALSATLAEKGVDKSQPGRIALPVAGDNLEKKSIVMQLVEATGFDALDAGGLATSWRQQPGTPAYCTELTAEELQTALEKADQKCSAGNREALIKVFMEKGGSLTHDEIVAQNRAGTA is encoded by the coding sequence ATGAACATCGGGATTGTCGGCGCAGGAAACATCGGCGCGACACTTGCACGCAAGCTCGCGGCCGCAGATCACGAGGTCAAGCTCGCTAACTCAAAGGGTCCGGAATCCATCCGCGATCTCGCCGCGGAAGTTGGTGCGACGGCAACGACCAAGGAAGATGCCGTGACGGGGGTGGACATTGTGATCCTTTCCATCCCGTTTTCGGCTCATCGCGATCTTGCCAATTTATTCGCAAATGTTCCCGAGAACGTCGTTGTCGTAGACACGTCCAACTACTATCCGTTCCGTGACGGAGCGATCACCGATGTTGATGGTGGCAAACCGGAAGCGGTCTGGATCAGTGAGCAGATCAACCGACCGATCATTAAAGCTTGGAATGCGGCGCTTTCTGCGACTCTCGCGGAAAAGGGCGTAGACAAGTCGCAACCCGGCCGCATCGCCCTTCCGGTAGCGGGTGATAACCTCGAAAAGAAGTCGATTGTCATGCAACTGGTGGAGGCGACGGGCTTCGACGCTCTCGATGCCGGGGGTCTCGCGACCTCATGGCGACAACAGCCTGGCACGCCTGCCTATTGCACGGAACTGACTGCTGAAGAGCTGCAAACGGCTCTAGAAAAAGCTGACCAAAAATGCTCGGCAGGTAACCGTGAGGCCCTGATCAAGGTCTTCATGGAAAAAGGCGGCAGCCTTACTCACGATGAAATCGTAGCCCAAAACCGCGCCGGGACCGCTTGA
- a CDS encoding helix-turn-helix domain-containing protein → MFRSARDFGTAVREKRKGLGWTQTALAARSGTGERFIIELESGKPSCQLEKALIVARTVGIEIGDLKTVKATPTAPDDDLGFLPTFGDGR, encoded by the coding sequence ATGTTCAGGTCCGCACGTGATTTCGGCACCGCCGTCAGGGAAAAACGCAAAGGTCTCGGCTGGACTCAGACGGCGCTTGCCGCCCGGTCCGGAACAGGCGAACGTTTCATCATCGAACTCGAATCCGGCAAGCCGAGCTGCCAGCTTGAGAAGGCGCTGATCGTCGCGCGCACGGTTGGCATCGAGATCGGTGACCTGAAGACAGTTAAGGCGACACCGACCGCACCGGACGATGACCTCGGCTTCCTGCCGACCTTCGGTGATGGCCGATGA
- a CDS encoding TetR/AcrR family transcriptional regulator, with the protein METRGMLEFVDVEGQPLNALAPRERILKTASDLFYRFSIHSVGIDRIIAESGVAKMTLYKHFPSKADLIATYLRYKTDTWFQMLATSTERAGLSPLERVLAIFDALEEPFRAPSFRGCPFVKGLAEFGPEANSPDVQATIAAYFKGLHEFVASLIEPLALSKPERAVIQILSLFQGAIVIAQSTRDPAIVEANRDAAKVLLEDALITSPEPEFR; encoded by the coding sequence ATGGAAACGCGCGGCATGCTTGAGTTCGTGGATGTAGAGGGGCAGCCGCTCAACGCCCTTGCCCCGCGAGAACGTATATTGAAGACGGCGTCGGACCTGTTTTACCGGTTCAGCATCCACTCAGTTGGGATAGACCGCATCATTGCCGAAAGCGGCGTGGCGAAGATGACGCTCTACAAGCACTTTCCATCAAAGGCAGACCTGATCGCTACCTATTTGCGTTACAAAACTGACACCTGGTTTCAGATGCTCGCAACCTCGACTGAAAGAGCCGGGCTGTCGCCGCTGGAGCGTGTCCTCGCCATCTTTGATGCGTTAGAGGAACCGTTCCGTGCGCCTTCTTTCCGCGGCTGTCCCTTCGTGAAAGGACTGGCCGAGTTCGGGCCGGAGGCTAACTCCCCAGACGTGCAGGCAACCATCGCCGCGTATTTTAAGGGCTTACATGAATTTGTTGCGTCACTCATCGAGCCTTTGGCATTAAGCAAACCCGAAAGAGCCGTGATCCAGATCCTGTCGCTCTTCCAAGGCGCGATCGTGATCGCGCAATCGACGCGCGATCCTGCCATAGTGGAGGCAAACCGCGATGCAGCCAAGGTGTTGCTTGAGGATGCGTTGATCACGTCGCCTGAACCTGAATTTCGTTAA
- a CDS encoding glycosyltransferase family 4 protein yields MSRDLVFAYPGELETRTGGYGYDRRVVAALRDLGWNVELISLGEGFPNPDAKQLDDAGGRLSGLADDSLVLIDGLAFGAMDEWAGRHAKRLKIMALVHHPLALETGLDGKQQEAAAAREKAALAHTRGVIVTSHSTAAELAANYAIPAEKITVAIPGMDPAPLAAGGGDPPLILSIGTLTHRKGHDILISSLEKLRDLPWTCRIVGSKMLDPGIAAELERQVAQSGLGDRIEFAGQIDDTRSEFAKADIFALASRYEGYGMVFAEALAQGLPIVGCAAGAVPDVVPESAGFLVPPDDPAAFAAALRRLLKEPETRISMADAAAIAGAGLPSWRDTAITISGFLETVR; encoded by the coding sequence GTGAGCCGCGATCTCGTCTTCGCCTATCCGGGCGAGCTCGAAACCCGCACGGGCGGTTACGGCTACGATCGCCGTGTCGTCGCGGCCCTGCGCGACCTCGGCTGGAATGTCGAACTGATCTCCCTCGGCGAGGGTTTTCCGAACCCGGACGCAAAACAGCTCGACGATGCCGGAGGAAGGCTCTCCGGGCTAGCCGATGACAGTCTCGTGCTGATCGACGGATTAGCCTTCGGCGCGATGGACGAATGGGCGGGCCGACACGCGAAACGCCTGAAGATCATGGCGCTCGTGCACCACCCGCTGGCGCTGGAGACGGGGCTCGACGGCAAGCAGCAAGAAGCCGCGGCCGCCCGGGAGAAGGCGGCTCTGGCGCACACCCGCGGCGTTATCGTCACGTCGCATTCCACCGCTGCCGAACTGGCCGCCAATTACGCCATCCCCGCGGAAAAGATCACGGTCGCCATCCCGGGCATGGATCCGGCACCGCTGGCTGCTGGTGGCGGCGATCCGCCTCTGATCCTCAGCATCGGCACGCTGACCCACCGCAAAGGCCACGACATATTGATTTCTTCGCTCGAAAAGCTGCGCGATCTGCCATGGACCTGCCGCATCGTCGGCAGCAAGATGCTCGATCCCGGCATCGCAGCAGAGCTCGAACGCCAGGTCGCCCAATCCGGTCTCGGCGACCGCATCGAATTCGCCGGCCAGATCGACGACACACGCTCCGAATTCGCCAAGGCCGACATCTTTGCGTTGGCGAGCCGTTATGAAGGTTACGGCATGGTGTTCGCCGAGGCGCTCGCCCAGGGGCTGCCGATCGTCGGCTGTGCGGCGGGGGCCGTGCCGGACGTCGTGCCCGAAAGCGCCGGCTTTCTCGTTCCGCCGGACGACCCGGCCGCTTTCGCAGCCGCGCTGCGACGGCTGCTGAAAGAGCCCGAAACCCGCATTTCCATGGCCGACGCCGCAGCGATCGCCGGTGCCGGGCTTCCTTCCTGGCGGGACACCGCCATCACCATCTCCGGTTTTCTGGAAACCGTTCGATGA
- a CDS encoding SHOCT domain-containing protein, with protein MRDIQEQSIIESLSQRHGFSPGVVEHLAMALIAGHASQAQFNHVELGGMGQWSSGGMIMIGDMFNNGLKHRVDMLCSEIAAYIRSGELSGPKVDRPYQSQSQGDGNSFFYQSSSHSSSWPQHLGQPSSTGAQNNLRYAFFPASRRLAIDVNGQITVYDTKDHNIGGFSQQQSGDQSLTFTSQHGLVRVSELEIVSAADNTPAPKEEQETPAGQSQSVAAPSMAVPSTNIRSSPAGVDPDDIFSKIERLAGLHSKGILSDDEFAAKKTELLQRL; from the coding sequence ATGAGAGATATCCAGGAACAGAGTATTATCGAAAGCCTGTCCCAGCGGCACGGGTTCAGCCCTGGTGTGGTCGAGCATCTTGCGATGGCCTTGATCGCCGGGCATGCCAGTCAGGCACAGTTCAACCACGTCGAGCTCGGCGGCATGGGGCAATGGTCAAGCGGGGGCATGATCATGATCGGTGACATGTTCAACAACGGGTTGAAGCACCGGGTGGATATGCTTTGCTCGGAGATCGCCGCTTATATCCGGTCTGGGGAACTCTCCGGCCCGAAGGTAGATCGGCCCTATCAATCTCAGAGCCAGGGCGACGGAAACAGCTTCTTTTACCAGTCGAGTTCGCATAGCAGTTCGTGGCCTCAACATCTCGGCCAACCCTCATCGACGGGCGCGCAGAATAACCTTCGCTATGCCTTCTTCCCGGCAAGCCGCCGCCTGGCCATCGATGTAAACGGGCAGATCACGGTATACGACACAAAAGACCATAACATCGGCGGTTTTTCGCAGCAGCAGAGCGGCGACCAGTCGTTGACCTTCACCTCACAGCACGGCCTCGTGCGCGTATCGGAACTGGAGATCGTATCGGCCGCTGACAACACGCCGGCGCCGAAAGAAGAGCAGGAAACGCCGGCAGGCCAGAGCCAGAGCGTCGCTGCTCCATCAATGGCGGTTCCGAGCACAAATATTCGCTCCTCGCCGGCTGGCGTCGATCCAGACGATATCTTCAGCAAGATTGAACGACTGGCTGGTCTGCATTCGAAAGGCATACTTTCCGACGATGAATTTGCGGCGAAGAAAACTGAGCTGCTCCAACGGCTGTAG
- a CDS encoding SDR family oxidoreductase produces the protein MNRKVVVVTGASSGFGKLTVLELARRGHTVVATMRDVEGRNAKVRSELIDAAKAEGHVLHVLEVDVADEASVNSAIEQIIRQHGKIDALINNAGTMAVGITEAYTVADVERQFAVNFFGALRADRAVLPHMRAAGSGLLVHVTSLMGRVIFPFFGVYSASKFALEALAEAYRYELKGFGIDSVIVEPGPFPSNLISSSPEPSDQAVLTSYGEVAAIPGQIKAHANDGRDEANPPRPQRVADAIAQLVEATERRPLRTVVMPEGMDLGVQRLNEAVSPIQNDLLTSLGMSSMI, from the coding sequence ATGAACAGAAAAGTCGTTGTTGTGACCGGCGCGAGCAGTGGTTTTGGGAAACTGACAGTATTGGAGCTCGCCAGGCGGGGTCATACGGTGGTTGCGACCATGCGAGACGTCGAAGGAAGAAATGCCAAGGTCCGGAGCGAGCTCATCGACGCGGCGAAAGCTGAAGGGCATGTATTGCACGTCCTTGAAGTGGATGTCGCCGACGAGGCATCGGTCAATTCCGCGATCGAGCAGATCATCAGGCAGCACGGAAAAATCGATGCCCTGATCAACAACGCGGGAACGATGGCCGTCGGGATCACGGAAGCCTATACGGTCGCGGACGTCGAACGGCAATTTGCGGTCAATTTCTTTGGCGCCCTACGGGCCGACCGCGCCGTACTACCGCACATGCGTGCCGCCGGCAGCGGACTTCTCGTTCATGTGACATCCCTGATGGGCCGCGTGATTTTTCCGTTCTTCGGCGTTTATTCTGCGAGCAAGTTCGCGCTCGAGGCGCTTGCCGAAGCCTATCGGTACGAACTGAAGGGTTTTGGAATTGACTCCGTCATCGTCGAGCCAGGGCCATTCCCTAGCAACCTTATCTCGTCGAGCCCGGAGCCCTCCGACCAGGCCGTGCTTACATCCTACGGCGAGGTCGCGGCGATCCCCGGTCAGATCAAGGCCCACGCCAACGACGGACGCGACGAGGCTAATCCGCCACGGCCCCAACGTGTGGCCGATGCCATTGCGCAGTTGGTCGAGGCCACGGAACGGCGTCCATTGCGCACGGTCGTCATGCCTGAAGGCATGGATCTCGGTGTCCAGCGGTTGAACGAAGCCGTAAGCCCAATTCAGAACGACCTGCTCACTTCGCTCGGCATGTCGAGCATGATTTGA
- a CDS encoding winged helix-turn-helix transcriptional regulator: MAVERDWRCEDPKQRMIWAAATQDALRVLEGKWKIVIICQLFAAKGPLRFSELEKRVEGVNQKMLIQQLKELEKDGIVTRTVYPQVPPKVEYALSDMGIALGPSMAELIDWAFMRRDARAATSQDPA; the protein is encoded by the coding sequence ATGGCAGTTGAACGAGACTGGCGCTGCGAGGACCCGAAGCAGCGAATGATATGGGCGGCGGCAACCCAAGATGCTCTGCGGGTCCTTGAAGGGAAGTGGAAGATCGTCATCATCTGCCAGCTCTTCGCCGCAAAGGGTCCGCTAAGATTCTCGGAACTCGAAAAGCGCGTCGAGGGCGTGAACCAGAAGATGCTGATCCAGCAACTCAAGGAGTTGGAGAAGGATGGTATCGTGACAAGAACCGTCTATCCACAGGTGCCGCCAAAGGTCGAATATGCACTGAGTGATATGGGGATCGCACTCGGTCCGTCCATGGCGGAACTAATCGACTGGGCGTTCATGCGACGTGATGCGCGTGCCGCAACGTCGCAAGATCCGGCGTAA
- a CDS encoding class I SAM-dependent methyltransferase, with the protein MSGFHRDWLALREPVDVLARDADLLGAAIQSLESVSAPTVLDIGCGTGSTFRVLSPRLRKPAHFRLFDHDHRLLDEARGLHGDAVDLIQGDLNELGALPLAEVSLVTASALFDLCSEQFIRRFVAHIAQKGAGLYAALNYDGRMRWSKPHPLDEAVLASFNAHQLSDKGFGFSLGPRAWEMLADCLGESGYTVSTAESPWTMTADHRELQRLFLDGVVRAVYEYGQLDESEIRDWADFRRKMVDREGSLCQVGHQDILAIR; encoded by the coding sequence ATGAGCGGCTTCCACAGGGATTGGCTGGCGCTGCGCGAACCCGTGGATGTTCTCGCACGGGACGCGGACTTGCTGGGAGCGGCTATACAATCCCTCGAAAGCGTCTCGGCCCCAACCGTCCTCGATATCGGCTGCGGCACCGGCTCGACCTTCCGCGTGCTCTCCCCCAGGCTTCGAAAGCCGGCTCACTTTCGGCTTTTCGACCACGACCACCGGCTGCTGGACGAAGCCCGCGGCCTGCATGGCGATGCTGTCGACCTCATTCAGGGGGATCTCAACGAGCTCGGAGCGCTGCCGCTCGCCGAAGTCAGTCTCGTGACCGCGTCTGCGCTCTTCGATCTCTGTTCGGAGCAGTTCATTCGCCGCTTCGTCGCCCATATCGCGCAGAAGGGCGCCGGTCTCTACGCGGCGCTCAACTATGACGGCCGAATGCGCTGGTCGAAGCCGCATCCGCTGGACGAGGCCGTGCTTGCAAGCTTCAACGCCCATCAGCTGAGCGACAAGGGTTTTGGATTTTCGCTGGGGCCGCGGGCGTGGGAGATGCTGGCCGATTGCCTCGGGGAGAGCGGCTATACGGTGAGCACCGCCGAAAGCCCATGGACGATGACCGCAGACCATCGCGAGCTGCAGCGTCTGTTCCTCGACGGCGTGGTGCGCGCAGTCTATGAATACGGCCAGCTCGACGAGAGCGAAATCCGCGACTGGGCCGATTTCCGGCGGAAAATGGTCGACCGCGAAGGCAGCCTATGCCAGGTCGGCCATCAGGACATCCTCGCAATCCGCTGA
- a CDS encoding RibD family protein, with protein MRSVRMTEELWQHLLSLREGSVRPVALSADVDASCLSLYRPIAIRGKALVLAQVGQSLDGRVATPTGDAQDVSGCDGIAHLHRCRALADAVVVGVGTVVADNPSLSVRAVSGRSPVRVVVDCNGRMPERAKMLHDGGTPVLVLQADDMPLLNVRHTIIRLPRQADGGSRRGIFSRRSPNAASPRCSSKEAPPPFPALSMPR; from the coding sequence ATGCGATCAGTGAGGATGACCGAAGAGCTGTGGCAGCATCTGCTTTCGCTTCGTGAAGGCTCCGTGCGCCCGGTTGCGCTTTCCGCTGATGTCGATGCGTCCTGCCTGTCGCTCTACAGGCCGATCGCGATCCGCGGTAAGGCTCTGGTTCTGGCCCAGGTCGGCCAGTCTCTGGATGGCCGCGTCGCAACGCCGACCGGCGATGCCCAGGATGTGTCGGGCTGCGACGGCATTGCCCATCTGCACCGGTGCCGGGCGCTGGCGGATGCGGTGGTCGTCGGGGTCGGGACGGTCGTTGCCGACAACCCCAGTCTTTCGGTTCGTGCGGTCAGCGGCAGAAGCCCCGTGCGCGTCGTGGTGGATTGCAATGGCCGCATGCCGGAGCGGGCCAAGATGCTGCATGACGGGGGCACGCCCGTGCTCGTTCTGCAGGCCGACGACATGCCGCTCCTCAATGTCCGGCACACGATCATCCGGCTGCCGCGCCAGGCGGATGGGGGCTCGCGCCGCGGGATATTCTCGAGGCGCTCGCCGAACGCGGCCTCACCACGGTGCTCGTCGAAGGAGGCGCCACCACCATTTCCCGCTTTGTCGATGCCCAGATGA
- a CDS encoding nuclear transport factor 2 family protein, whose protein sequence is MDLLRRLRDLCDAFNAHDLDLIMTYFAEDCILEMPRGRDPWGSRLEGKTKVREALASRFQGLPDVTYNNAEHFVDEASGTGISRWTLMGTSVNGTKTEVQGCDLYTFRNGQVIRKDSYWKIVE, encoded by the coding sequence ATGGACTTGCTTCGGCGGCTGAGGGATCTGTGCGATGCCTTCAACGCTCATGATCTCGATCTGATCATGACCTACTTCGCTGAAGACTGCATATTGGAGATGCCACGCGGGCGCGATCCATGGGGGTCTCGCTTGGAAGGCAAGACCAAGGTGCGAGAGGCTCTGGCGTCGCGCTTTCAGGGCCTGCCTGACGTTACCTACAACAACGCTGAGCACTTCGTTGATGAAGCATCCGGAACTGGGATATCGAGATGGACCCTCATGGGTACGTCGGTCAACGGGACAAAGACGGAAGTCCAGGGTTGCGATCTTTATACATTTCGGAATGGCCAGGTGATCCGCAAAGATTCCTATTGGAAGATCGTCGAGTAG
- a CDS encoding dihydrofolate reductase family protein has protein sequence MLVEGGATTISRFVDAQMIDRLHISVAPIIIGSGPAGIRLSPIDRLSEARRPEVQVYNIGTDIVFDCNFRMEARQATVSADCEDVLMADLA, from the coding sequence GTGCTCGTCGAAGGAGGCGCCACCACCATTTCCCGCTTTGTCGATGCCCAGATGATCGACCGGCTGCATATCTCGGTCGCGCCGATCATCATCGGTTCGGGTCCCGCCGGCATCCGCCTTTCGCCGATCGACCGCTTGTCGGAAGCCCGCCGCCCGGAGGTCCAGGTCTACAATATCGGCACGGACATTGTATTCGACTGCAATTTCCGCATGGAAGCGCGGCAGGCGACCGTCTCAGCGGATTGCGAGGATGTCCTGATGGCCGACCTGGCATAG
- a CDS encoding 6-pyruvoyl trahydropterin synthase family protein translates to MFAVEVRDHIMIAHSLARPVFGPAQGMHGATFVVDAAFFTSDLDENGLAVDIGLATDVLKEVLAPLNYQNLDTLEIFAGKVTTTEFLAKHIFDRIADAVRNGRLGEGGSRIRKLRVMLHESHTARGWFEAEL, encoded by the coding sequence ATGTTCGCCGTCGAAGTCCGCGATCACATCATGATCGCGCATAGTCTTGCCCGCCCGGTCTTCGGCCCCGCCCAAGGCATGCACGGCGCAACCTTCGTGGTCGACGCCGCCTTCTTCACCAGCGATCTGGACGAGAACGGCCTTGCGGTGGATATCGGGCTTGCGACCGACGTGCTGAAGGAAGTGCTGGCGCCGCTCAACTACCAGAACCTTGACACGCTGGAGATTTTCGCCGGCAAGGTGACGACGACGGAATTCCTCGCCAAGCACATATTCGACCGCATCGCCGATGCCGTCCGGAACGGCCGGCTCGGTGAGGGTGGTAGCCGCATCCGCAAACTGCGGGTCATGCTGCACGAATCGCACACCGCCCGCGGCTGGTTCGAGGCCGAGCTGTGA
- a CDS encoding type II toxin-antitoxin system HipA family toxin, which produces MTTIFYEAFLVGEMTFEGEWRLDYDPSWEARRSAFPISLTMPLRSGAVHADRLLPWLANLLPETHLAEIGQRLKVSPQDIVGLLGHIGRDTAGALSIGEPRKAGVNLQPIPDDEVLERILNELPSKPFLVGERGVSMSLAGVQEKLPVFIDEEGIISIPVDGTPSTHIIKPDTTRLAGSVENEAFCLALARACGLEAAEATIGVAGKRRYLLVKRYDRFTDPQGEIRRLHQEDLCQLTGHFPSQKYERSSTGRGVTLKMMFDAVSDLVSLGERLKLLDAVIFNVLICNSDSHAKNYSILIGAGGSAKMAPLYDLMCAAVYRQVDQSLPQGIAGRFIAPDLHRRDWQAVAEEIGLSGASTARRVEELAAVVGDACDDVATRLFKASGDPTRILERISHNVQKRSKRIHRQL; this is translated from the coding sequence ATGACAACCATCTTCTACGAAGCCTTCCTCGTTGGCGAGATGACGTTCGAGGGGGAATGGCGGCTCGACTACGATCCGTCATGGGAGGCGCGCCGCTCGGCCTTCCCAATCTCACTGACCATGCCGCTGCGATCAGGAGCGGTCCACGCAGACAGGCTGCTGCCGTGGCTCGCCAACCTGCTGCCGGAAACCCATCTCGCCGAGATCGGTCAGCGGCTGAAAGTGTCTCCCCAGGACATCGTGGGCCTGCTCGGTCACATCGGCCGCGACACGGCGGGAGCGCTCTCGATCGGAGAACCACGCAAGGCAGGCGTCAACCTGCAGCCCATTCCGGACGACGAAGTACTGGAGCGCATCCTCAACGAGCTTCCGTCCAAACCCTTCCTGGTCGGAGAGCGGGGCGTGTCCATGTCGCTTGCCGGCGTGCAGGAGAAATTGCCCGTCTTCATCGACGAGGAAGGGATCATCTCAATCCCTGTCGATGGAACACCATCGACCCACATCATCAAGCCGGATACCACGCGGTTGGCGGGAAGCGTCGAAAACGAAGCCTTCTGTCTTGCCCTTGCAAGGGCATGCGGATTGGAAGCGGCCGAGGCGACAATAGGCGTAGCCGGCAAACGACGCTATCTGCTGGTGAAGCGCTACGACCGTTTCACGGACCCGCAGGGTGAGATCCGCCGGCTGCATCAGGAGGATCTTTGTCAGCTAACGGGTCATTTTCCGTCGCAGAAATACGAGCGCTCCTCGACAGGCCGCGGCGTGACGCTGAAGATGATGTTCGATGCCGTCAGCGATCTCGTTTCACTTGGCGAGCGCCTGAAGCTTCTGGACGCGGTGATTTTCAACGTACTGATCTGCAACTCCGACTCGCACGCCAAGAATTACTCCATCCTGATCGGTGCGGGCGGATCTGCGAAGATGGCGCCGCTTTACGATTTGATGTGTGCCGCGGTGTATCGTCAGGTCGATCAGAGCCTGCCGCAGGGCATTGCCGGACGTTTCATCGCGCCCGACTTGCATCGACGCGATTGGCAAGCGGTGGCCGAGGAGATCGGGTTGAGCGGCGCATCGACTGCCAGGCGGGTCGAGGAACTTGCGGCCGTAGTTGGTGACGCCTGCGATGATGTCGCGACGCGACTGTTTAAGGCCTCCGGCGATCCGACAAGAATTCTGGAGCGCATCAGCCATAACGTTCAGAAGCGATCCAAACGAATTCACAGGCAGCTTTGA